From a region of the Sulfuriferula plumbiphila genome:
- the atpB gene encoding F0F1 ATP synthase subunit A yields MSTEALTSSEYIKHHLQNLTYGKLPGEAHWHLAHSAQEAKVMGFWAINLDTLGVSLVLGVFFLFLFRLVAKRASKGVPDGLQNFVEWIVEFIDTSVRGSFSGKNPLVAPLALTIFVWILLMNLMDLLPVDWVPQIAHLAGLPFFKVVPSTDPNATFGMAIAVFFLVIYYSVKMKGVGGFVGELTLQPFGKLGLPANIFLEGVNLIAKPVSLALRLFGNMYAGEMIFILIALMFGGGLGIGLFGGALQWGWAVFHILIVTLQAFIFMTLTIVYLDMAHQEHH; encoded by the coding sequence ATGTCAACTGAAGCACTCACTTCTTCGGAATATATCAAGCATCACCTGCAAAACCTGACTTATGGCAAGTTGCCGGGCGAGGCGCATTGGCACCTTGCGCACAGCGCCCAGGAAGCCAAGGTCATGGGGTTCTGGGCGATCAATCTGGACACCCTGGGCGTGTCATTGGTGCTGGGCGTGTTTTTCCTGTTCCTGTTCCGTCTCGTGGCAAAGCGTGCCAGCAAAGGTGTGCCGGACGGTTTGCAGAATTTTGTCGAATGGATTGTTGAATTCATCGATACCAGCGTGCGTGGTTCTTTCTCGGGCAAAAACCCGCTGGTGGCACCCCTGGCATTGACCATTTTTGTCTGGATTCTGTTAATGAATCTAATGGACCTGCTGCCGGTGGACTGGGTTCCGCAGATTGCGCATCTTGCTGGTTTGCCGTTTTTCAAGGTGGTGCCCAGTACCGATCCCAATGCGACATTCGGTATGGCCATCGCGGTGTTTTTCCTGGTGATTTACTACAGTGTCAAGATGAAGGGCGTGGGTGGCTTTGTGGGTGAGCTGACCCTGCAGCCATTTGGCAAGCTGGGCTTGCCTGCCAACATTTTCCTCGAGGGTGTCAACCTGATTGCCAAGCCGGTATCCCTGGCGCTGCGGCTGTTCGGCAATATGTATGCGGGTGAGATGATCTTTATTTTGATCGCGCTGATGTTCGGGGGCGGTCTTGGCATTGGCCTGTTCGGCGGGGCATTGCAGTGGGGCTGGGCGGTATTCCATATCCTGATTGTCACCTTGCAGGCGTTTATTTTCATGACGTTGACCATTGTCTATCTGGACATGGCGCATCAAGAACACCACTAA
- a CDS encoding ATP synthase subunit I, with amino-acid sequence MRATIPQHPKPKLFIRRALLVQGVLVLMATMPVYAVSGQATAFAVVFGGFVALANSAVLAWRMRAARRLINTDVQQDLRMLYRTGLERFVLVVAFLALGMGVLKLDPLALIAGFVLGQLAWLVGVTISGVRHIED; translated from the coding sequence ATGCGCGCAACAATTCCGCAACACCCAAAGCCTAAGCTGTTCATCCGCCGAGCCCTGCTTGTGCAGGGGGTGCTTGTGCTGATGGCGACGATGCCGGTTTACGCGGTATCCGGACAGGCGACGGCCTTTGCAGTGGTATTTGGCGGTTTTGTTGCGCTGGCCAATAGCGCTGTGCTGGCCTGGCGCATGCGCGCCGCCAGGCGGCTCATCAATACCGATGTGCAGCAGGATTTGCGGATGCTATACCGCACCGGCCTGGAGCGCTTTGTGTTGGTGGTGGCCTTTTTGGCGCTGGGCATGGGCGTCTTGAAGCTTGACCCGCTGGCCTTGATTGCGGGGTTTGTGCTGGGACAATTAGCCTGGCTTGTCGGCGTCACGATAAGCGGGGTCCGACACATTGAAGATTGA